In the Ramlibacter tataouinensis TTB310 genome, one interval contains:
- a CDS encoding GNAT family N-acetyltransferase: MTLIRPSRDGDLAAIAAIYGHHVSHGTGTFETTPPTEADMAARRADVLAKGLPYLVAEEDGRVLGFAYCQWFKPRPAYRYSAEDSIYLHPDACGRGLGRQLLAALAAAAEAAGVRKLIAVIGDSANAGSIGLHRALGFERVGVIRSCGWKFGRWLDIVLMEKPLGDADRSTPEGSGA; this comes from the coding sequence ATGACCCTCATCCGCCCCAGCCGCGACGGTGACCTCGCCGCCATCGCCGCCATCTACGGCCACCACGTGTCGCACGGCACCGGCACCTTCGAGACCACCCCGCCGACCGAGGCCGACATGGCCGCCCGCCGCGCCGACGTGCTGGCCAAGGGCCTGCCCTACCTGGTGGCCGAGGAGGACGGCCGGGTGCTGGGTTTTGCCTACTGCCAGTGGTTCAAGCCGCGGCCGGCCTACCGCTACTCGGCCGAGGACTCGATCTACCTGCACCCGGACGCCTGCGGCCGCGGGCTGGGCCGGCAACTGCTGGCGGCGCTGGCCGCCGCGGCCGAGGCCGCCGGCGTGCGCAAGCTGATCGCCGTGATCGGCGACTCGGCCAATGCCGGCTCCATCGGCCTGCACCGCGCACTGGGCTTCGAGCGGGTGGGCGTGATCCGCAGCTGCGGCTGGAAATTCGGCCGCTGGCTGGACATCGTGCTGATGGAAAAACCCCTGGGCGATGCCGATCGCAGCACGCCCGAAGGGAGCGGCGCATGA
- the rpsP gene encoding 30S ribosomal protein S16: MVVIRLSRGGAKARPFFNIVVADKRIRRDGRFIERIGFYNPIAKDNEESIRIAQDRLTYWRGVGAQASPTVERLIKQAADKAPAAAAA, from the coding sequence ATGGTCGTGATCCGACTCTCCCGCGGCGGCGCCAAGGCCCGTCCGTTCTTCAACATCGTCGTGGCCGACAAGCGGATCCGCCGCGACGGCCGCTTCATCGAGCGCATCGGTTTCTACAACCCGATCGCCAAGGACAACGAGGAAAGCATCCGCATCGCCCAGGATCGCCTGACCTACTGGCGCGGCGTCGGCGCCCAGGCCTCGCCCACGGTGGAGCGCCTGATCAAGCAGGCCGCCGACAAGGCCCCGGCCGCCGCCGCGGCCTAA
- the rimM gene encoding ribosome maturation factor RimM (Essential for efficient processing of 16S rRNA): MSIPGLEPAELPADAVEVGRIHDAWGVKGWFKVLPHSASPEALFSSKRWFLQPSERGAKAFAGTVLLRIREAKEHSDSIVASAHEVDGRDAAEALRGARIFIPRSSFPTAAEDEYYWVDLIGLAVVNRQGEALGEVRELLSTGPQTVLVVGYEAEGKPAERMIPFVSAYVDTVDVPGRRITVDWQADY; this comes from the coding sequence GTGTCGATCCCCGGGCTCGAGCCGGCGGAGCTGCCGGCCGATGCGGTCGAAGTCGGCCGCATCCACGACGCCTGGGGCGTCAAGGGCTGGTTCAAGGTCCTGCCCCACAGCGCTTCCCCGGAAGCGCTTTTTTCTTCCAAGCGCTGGTTCCTGCAGCCGTCCGAGCGCGGCGCCAAGGCGTTCGCCGGCACGGTGCTGCTGCGCATCCGCGAGGCCAAGGAGCATTCGGACAGCATCGTCGCCAGCGCCCACGAGGTGGACGGCCGCGACGCCGCCGAGGCCCTGCGCGGCGCGCGCATCTTCATCCCCCGCTCCAGCTTCCCCACCGCGGCCGAGGATGAGTACTACTGGGTCGACCTGATCGGCCTGGCCGTGGTCAACCGCCAGGGAGAGGCGCTGGGCGAGGTGCGCGAGCTGCTCTCCACCGGCCCGCAGACCGTGCTGGTGGTGGGCTACGAGGCCGAGGGCAAGCCGGCCGAGCGCATGATCCCCTTCGTTTCCGCCTACGTGGACACGGTGGACGTGCCGGGCCGGCGCATCACGGTGGACTGGCAGGCGGATTACTGA
- the trmD gene encoding tRNA (guanosine(37)-N1)-methyltransferase TrmD gives MRFDVITLFPELFAPFLEAGVTRRAFESRQVDVRLWNPRDFAEGNYRRVDDRPFGGGPGMVMLAGPLARCLAAIREARVADAAPVVLFSPTGRRLDHAGVAQWSAGAGAILVCGRYEGIDQRFIDAHVDMQLSLGDFVLSGGEIPAMALLDAVARLQPGVLNDAGSHEADSFNPALDGLLDCPHYTRPEEWGGRRVPAELLSGHHAEIERWRRERRLETTARARPELIEAARAAGRLDRADEAFLSRLAARL, from the coding sequence ATGCGCTTCGACGTCATCACCCTGTTCCCCGAGCTGTTCGCGCCCTTCCTCGAGGCGGGCGTGACGCGCCGGGCGTTCGAGTCCCGGCAGGTCGACGTGCGGCTGTGGAACCCGCGCGATTTCGCCGAAGGCAACTACCGGCGCGTGGACGACCGGCCGTTCGGCGGCGGGCCCGGCATGGTGATGCTGGCCGGGCCGCTGGCGCGCTGCCTGGCCGCGATCCGCGAGGCCCGCGTCGCCGACGCGGCGCCGGTGGTGCTGTTCTCCCCCACGGGGCGACGCCTGGACCATGCCGGCGTGGCGCAGTGGTCGGCCGGCGCCGGCGCCATCCTGGTGTGCGGCCGCTACGAAGGCATCGACCAGCGCTTCATCGACGCCCACGTCGACATGCAGCTCAGCCTGGGCGACTTCGTGCTGTCGGGCGGCGAGATCCCGGCCATGGCCCTGCTCGACGCCGTGGCCCGGCTGCAGCCCGGCGTACTGAACGATGCCGGCAGCCACGAGGCCGACAGCTTCAACCCCGCGCTGGACGGCCTGCTGGACTGCCCGCACTACACCCGGCCCGAGGAATGGGGTGGCCGCCGCGTGCCGGCCGAGCTGCTCTCGGGCCACCATGCCGAGATCGAGCGCTGGCGCCGCGAGCGGCGGCTGGAGACCACGGCCCGGGCCCGGCCCGAGCTGATCGAGGCGGCGCGGGCGGCGGGCCGGCTGGACCGGGCCGACGAGGCCTTCCTGTCCCGCCTGGCCGCCCGGCTATAA
- the rplS gene encoding 50S ribosomal protein L19: MNLIQTLEQEEIARTGKKIPDFAPGDTVIVSVNVVEGNRKRVQAYEGVVIAKRNRGLNSGFTVRKIASGEGVERTFQTYSPLIAGIEVKRRGDVRRAKLYFLRERSGKSARIKEKLPSKAAAAAE, encoded by the coding sequence ATGAACCTGATCCAGACCCTCGAACAAGAGGAAATCGCCCGCACGGGCAAGAAGATCCCCGACTTCGCCCCCGGCGACACGGTGATCGTGAGCGTCAACGTCGTCGAAGGCAACCGCAAGCGCGTGCAGGCCTACGAAGGCGTGGTGATCGCCAAGCGCAACCGCGGCCTGAACAGCGGCTTCACCGTGCGCAAGATCGCCAGCGGCGAAGGCGTGGAGCGCACCTTCCAGACCTACAGCCCGCTGATCGCCGGCATCGAGGTCAAGCGCCGCGGCGACGTGCGCCGCGCCAAGCTGTACTTCCTGCGCGAGCGCAGCGGCAAGTCGGCGCGCATCAAGGAAAAGCTGCCGAGCAAGGCGGCAGCGGCCGCCGAGTAA
- a CDS encoding CoA pyrophosphatase, with product MPIDPAPSAATPFVPLSKLPNFDPRAVPVAGVDSHLPAVPAAVLTPPALRRRFTAPPAWRPEVEVERRFADRQPAEASVLVPIVLREQPTVLLTERTTHLSTHSGQVAFPGGKRDDTDRDAAHTALREAQEEIGLAQEQVEVIGQLPTYTTGTMFIVTPVVALVDPGHRLTLNADEVADAFEVPLAFLMDPANHRRHVFEANGLRREWFSMPYPDGGTERFIWGATAAMLRNFYRLLAA from the coding sequence ATGCCGATCGATCCCGCACCTTCCGCCGCCACCCCCTTCGTGCCGCTGTCCAAGCTGCCGAACTTCGACCCGCGCGCGGTGCCGGTGGCCGGCGTCGATTCGCACCTGCCCGCCGTGCCGGCGGCCGTGCTCACGCCGCCGGCCCTGCGCCGGCGCTTCACGGCGCCCCCGGCGTGGCGGCCGGAGGTGGAGGTCGAGCGCCGCTTCGCCGACCGCCAGCCGGCCGAGGCCTCGGTGCTGGTGCCCATCGTGCTGCGCGAGCAGCCCACGGTGCTGCTGACCGAGCGCACCACCCATCTGTCCACCCACTCGGGCCAGGTGGCCTTTCCCGGCGGCAAGCGCGACGACACCGACCGCGATGCGGCGCACACGGCGCTGCGCGAGGCGCAGGAGGAGATCGGCCTGGCGCAGGAGCAGGTCGAGGTGATCGGCCAGCTGCCCACCTACACCACCGGCACCATGTTCATCGTCACGCCGGTGGTGGCCCTGGTCGATCCCGGCCACCGCCTGACGCTCAACGCCGACGAGGTGGCCGACGCCTTCGAGGTGCCGCTGGCCTTCCTGATGGACCCCGCCAATCACCGCCGCCACGTGTTCGAGGCCAACGGGCTGCGGCGCGAATGGTTCTCCATGCCGTACCCGGACGGCGGCACCGAGCGCTTCATCTGGGGCGCCACCGCCGCCATGCTGCGCAACTTCTATCGCCTGCTGGCGGCCTGA
- a CDS encoding CobD/CbiB family protein translates to MSFFAILLALLIEQVRPLARHNPIHAGLRAWARWTSRNFDAGKPHHGWIAWSLAVLGPALAAAAVHGLLDYFLGWPVAMLWSVVVLYVTLGFRQFSHHFTSIRDALEAGDEARARELLAQWQQVEAAALPRSEIVRHVIEYSVLAAHRHVFGVLAWFSVLAALGLGPAGAVLYRMAEFVTRYWRWRSRTHNQPASEALDWAAIRAWGAVDWLPARVTALSFAVVGSFEEAIDSWRHHAQRFPSDNDGVILAATSGAVNVRLGGESLRSAAVAPGSAQAFSTAAAGGVTELEATESTPGREAEIGHLRSIVGLVWRTVVLWMVLLALLTLARLLG, encoded by the coding sequence ATGAGTTTTTTCGCCATCCTGCTCGCCCTGCTGATCGAGCAGGTCCGGCCCTTGGCGCGCCACAACCCCATCCATGCCGGCCTGCGCGCCTGGGCGCGCTGGACCAGCCGCAACTTCGACGCGGGCAAGCCGCACCACGGCTGGATCGCCTGGTCCCTGGCGGTGCTCGGCCCGGCGCTGGCCGCGGCCGCCGTGCACGGCCTGCTGGATTACTTCCTGGGCTGGCCGGTGGCCATGCTGTGGAGCGTGGTGGTGCTGTACGTGACGCTGGGCTTCCGGCAGTTCAGCCACCACTTCACCAGCATCCGCGACGCGCTGGAGGCCGGCGACGAGGCGCGCGCGCGCGAGCTGCTGGCCCAATGGCAGCAGGTCGAGGCGGCGGCGCTGCCGCGCAGCGAGATCGTGCGCCACGTCATCGAGTACTCGGTGCTGGCGGCGCACCGCCACGTGTTCGGCGTGCTGGCCTGGTTCTCGGTGCTGGCGGCGCTGGGCCTGGGGCCAGCCGGCGCGGTGCTCTACCGCATGGCCGAATTCGTCACCCGCTACTGGCGCTGGCGCAGCCGCACCCACAACCAGCCCGCCAGCGAGGCGCTGGACTGGGCCGCCATCCGGGCCTGGGGAGCGGTGGACTGGCTGCCGGCACGGGTCACGGCCCTGTCGTTCGCCGTGGTCGGCAGCTTCGAGGAGGCCATCGACAGCTGGCGCCACCATGCCCAGCGCTTTCCCAGCGACAACGACGGCGTGATCCTGGCCGCCACCTCGGGCGCGGTGAACGTGCGCCTGGGCGGCGAATCGCTGCGCTCGGCGGCGGTGGCGCCGGGCAGTGCGCAGGCTTTCAGCACCGCGGCCGCCGGCGGCGTCACCGAGCTGGAGGCCACCGAGAGCACGCCCGGCCGGGAGGCCGAGATCGGGCACCTGCGCAGCATCGTCGGCCTGGTCTGGCGCACGGTGGTGCTGTGGATGGTGCTGCTGGCGCTGCTGACGCTGGCCCGCCTGCTGGGATAG
- the rsgA gene encoding ribosome small subunit-dependent GTPase A yields the protein MAADAAGLRPGLVVAGHGRHVLVEAAGGERLICHPRGKKNQAVVGDRVRWKLSHDEGTIEQIEPRRNLFYRQDEIRTKSFAANLDQVLVLIAAEPEFSESQLARALIAAEAERIAPLIALNKSDLGEAFERAWRRLQPYRDMGYPMLRLALRQSGAADREQLLQRLQGKTTLVLGPSGAGKSTLINLLVPGAAAQTGEISQALNSGKHTTTSTTWYWMDPQRSTALIDSPGFQEFGLHHIEPARLAQLMPDLRPHLGQCRFYNCTHLHEPGCAVLAAVDSDAGSHPITAHRHRIYRDLFEELSQPARY from the coding sequence TTGGCTGCTGACGCTGCCGGCCTGCGGCCGGGCCTGGTGGTGGCCGGCCACGGGCGCCACGTGCTGGTGGAAGCCGCCGGCGGCGAACGCCTGATCTGCCATCCCCGCGGCAAGAAGAACCAGGCGGTGGTCGGCGACCGGGTGCGCTGGAAGCTGAGCCACGACGAAGGCACCATCGAGCAGATCGAGCCGCGCCGCAACCTGTTCTACCGGCAGGACGAGATCCGCACCAAGTCGTTCGCCGCCAACCTCGACCAGGTGCTGGTGCTGATTGCCGCCGAGCCGGAGTTCTCCGAAAGCCAGCTGGCGCGCGCCCTGATCGCCGCAGAGGCCGAGCGCATCGCCCCGCTGATCGCGTTGAACAAGAGCGACCTGGGCGAGGCCTTCGAACGCGCCTGGCGCCGCCTGCAGCCCTACCGGGACATGGGCTACCCCATGCTGCGCCTGGCGCTGCGGCAGTCGGGCGCGGCCGACCGCGAGCAGCTGCTGCAGCGGCTGCAGGGCAAGACCACGCTGGTGCTGGGGCCCTCCGGCGCCGGCAAGAGCACGCTGATCAACCTGCTGGTGCCCGGCGCGGCGGCACAGACCGGCGAGATCTCTCAGGCGCTCAACTCCGGCAAGCACACCACCACCAGCACCACCTGGTACTGGATGGACCCGCAGCGCAGCACGGCGCTGATCGACTCGCCCGGCTTCCAGGAATTCGGCCTGCACCACATCGAGCCGGCGAGGCTGGCGCAGCTGATGCCCGACCTGCGGCCGCACCTGGGCCAGTGCCGCTTCTACAACTGCACCCACTTGCACGAACCAGGCTGCGCCGTGCTGGCAGCCGTCGACTCGGATGCCGGTTCCCATCCCATCACTGCCCACCGCCACCGGATCTACCGCGACCTGTTCGAGGAACTGTCGCAGCCGGCGCGCTACTGA
- a CDS encoding 4a-hydroxytetrahydrobiopterin dehydratase, with protein sequence MTMLRKKDWSLLPRRALTPTEVVTRLTTAPGWKLAGDGADVAIEKTFTFANYYETISFVNAVAFVANAQDHHPDLSVHYSRCVVRFNTHDVQGISDTDFECAALVDALLA encoded by the coding sequence ATGACGATGCTCAGGAAAAAGGACTGGTCCCTGCTGCCCCGGCGCGCCCTCACGCCCACCGAGGTGGTGACGCGGCTGACCACCGCGCCCGGCTGGAAGCTCGCCGGCGACGGCGCCGACGTGGCGATCGAAAAGACCTTCACCTTCGCCAACTACTACGAAACCATCTCGTTCGTGAATGCCGTGGCCTTCGTGGCCAACGCGCAGGACCACCACCCCGACCTGTCGGTGCATTACAGCCGCTGCGTGGTGCGCTTCAACACGCACGATGTCCAGGGGATCTCGGACACCGACTTCGAATGCGCGGCCCTGGTCGACGCGCTGCTGGCATGA
- a CDS encoding M48 family metallopeptidase → MPAPPFLLTLAFAAALLAGLGLKFWLATRQVRHVVRHREAVPAAFAGTVSLASHQKAADYTIAKARVGLLELAFGTAVLLGWTLLGGLDALNRVLVEALGTGMAQQLALLASFAVIGGLLDLPFSLYQTFVVEERFGFNKMTPHLWLADLAKSTLLGAAIGLPVAWLILWLMGAAGAWWWLWAWGVWMGFNLLLLVVYPSFIAPLFNKFQPLQDETLKARVTALMQRCGFSAKGLFVMDGSRRSAHANAYFTGFGAAKRVVFYDTLLAKLSPGEVDAVLAHELGHFKHKHIVKRIVGLFAISLAGFALLGWLSTQLWFYTGLGVRPNLAGPNDALALLLFLLAVPVFSFFLSPLFARLSRKHEFEADAFAVAQTSGTDLGRALLKLYEDNASTLTPDPVFVKFYYSHPPASERLARLGLEAAP, encoded by the coding sequence ATGCCCGCCCCCCCGTTCCTGCTCACCCTGGCCTTCGCCGCCGCCCTGCTGGCCGGCCTGGGCCTGAAGTTCTGGCTGGCCACGCGCCAGGTGCGGCACGTGGTGCGGCACCGGGAGGCGGTCCCCGCCGCGTTCGCCGGCACCGTGTCGCTGGCCTCGCACCAGAAGGCGGCCGACTACACCATCGCCAAGGCCCGCGTCGGCCTGCTGGAGCTGGCTTTCGGCACCGCGGTGCTGCTGGGATGGACGCTGCTGGGCGGGCTGGATGCGCTCAACCGCGTGCTGGTCGAGGCGCTGGGCACCGGCATGGCGCAGCAGCTGGCGCTGCTGGCCTCGTTCGCCGTGATCGGCGGCCTGCTGGACCTGCCGTTCTCGCTGTACCAGACCTTCGTGGTCGAGGAGCGCTTCGGCTTCAACAAGATGACGCCGCACCTGTGGCTGGCCGACCTGGCCAAGTCCACGCTGCTGGGCGCGGCCATCGGCCTGCCCGTGGCTTGGCTGATCCTGTGGCTGATGGGCGCCGCGGGTGCCTGGTGGTGGCTGTGGGCCTGGGGCGTGTGGATGGGTTTCAACCTGCTGCTGCTGGTGGTCTACCCCAGCTTCATCGCGCCCCTGTTCAACAAGTTCCAGCCGCTGCAGGACGAGACCCTCAAGGCCCGCGTCACCGCCCTGATGCAGCGCTGCGGCTTCTCGGCCAAGGGGCTGTTCGTGATGGACGGCAGCCGCCGCAGTGCCCATGCCAACGCCTACTTCACCGGCTTCGGCGCCGCCAAGCGCGTGGTGTTCTACGACACGCTGCTGGCCAAGCTCTCGCCCGGCGAGGTGGACGCGGTGCTGGCGCACGAGCTGGGCCATTTCAAGCACAAGCACATCGTCAAGCGCATCGTCGGCCTGTTCGCGATCAGCCTGGCCGGCTTCGCCCTGCTGGGGTGGCTGTCCACCCAGCTTTGGTTCTACACGGGCCTGGGCGTGCGGCCCAACCTGGCCGGGCCGAACGACGCGCTGGCTTTGCTGCTGTTCCTGCTGGCGGTGCCGGTGTTCTCGTTCTTCCTCTCGCCGCTGTTCGCCCGGCTGTCGCGCAAGCACGAGTTCGAGGCCGACGCCTTCGCCGTGGCCCAGACCAGCGGCACCGACCTGGGCCGCGCCCTGCTCAAGCTGTACGAGGACAACGCGTCCACGCTGACGCCCGACCCGGTCTTCGTCAAGTTCTACTACTCGCACCCGCCGGCCTCCGAACGGCTGGCCCGACTCGGACTGGAGGCTGCCCCATGA
- the orn gene encoding oligoribonuclease, with protein sequence MADTAVPTPPPTLAKSDQNLVWLDCEMTGLDPEVDRIIEIAVIVTGPQLEPRIEGPVFAIHQSDQQLDKMDAWNKGTHGRSGLIDKVKASTVAEAQAEAEVLAFLERYVPRNATPMCGNSISQDRRFLVRYMPRLEAFFHYRNLDVSTLKELAKRWHPEVYTGFRKQQKHTALADVHESIDELAHYRQHFLRLPG encoded by the coding sequence ATGGCCGACACCGCTGTCCCCACACCCCCGCCGACCTTGGCCAAGAGCGACCAGAACCTGGTCTGGCTCGATTGCGAGATGACCGGGCTGGATCCCGAGGTCGACCGCATCATCGAGATCGCCGTCATCGTCACCGGTCCGCAGCTCGAGCCGCGCATCGAGGGCCCGGTGTTCGCCATCCACCAGAGCGACCAGCAGCTGGACAAGATGGATGCCTGGAACAAGGGCACGCACGGCCGCAGCGGGCTGATCGACAAGGTGAAGGCGTCCACCGTCGCCGAGGCGCAGGCCGAGGCTGAGGTGCTGGCCTTCCTGGAGCGCTACGTGCCCCGGAACGCCACGCCGATGTGCGGCAACAGCATCAGCCAGGACCGGCGCTTCCTGGTGCGCTACATGCCCAGGCTGGAGGCCTTCTTCCACTACCGAAACCTCGACGTCAGCACGCTCAAGGAGCTGGCCAAGCGCTGGCATCCCGAGGTGTACACCGGCTTCAGGAAGCAGCAGAAGCACACCGCGCTGGCGGACGTGCACGAATCCATCGACGAGCTGGCGCACTACCGGCAGCATTTCCTGCGCCTGCCCGGGTGA
- a CDS encoding DEAD/DEAH box helicase yields the protein MTDTFEVQGDFTPAQSFDADTAGTDAPVAPNGFLKLGLAPELIRAVEDLGFTQPTAVQDQAIPLAMDSAEEGASSRFIDLMVSSQTGSGKTAAFLLPVLHTLLKLQAQAEEQERAEQQRLADEAAARGEAPPKRKRRNPTDPRNFKAAAPGALILCPTRELAQQVAHDAIDLVKHCKGLRIANVVGGMPYQMQIARLQNANLVVATPGRLLDLQRSQQIKLDQVKFLVVDEADRMLDLGFADDLAEINQLTIERHQTMMFSATFAPRIQQLAARVMRQPQKVQIDSPQEKHANIQQVLFWADNAQHKRKMLDHWLRDTTINQAIVFASTQIECDGLANDLQQEGFDAVALHGALSQGLRNRRLMALRNGQVQILVATDVAARGIDVPTITHVFNFGLPMKSEDYTHRIGRTGRAGRDGLAVTFAEFRDRFKIFDIEAYTKQPFKAEVVPGLEPQQRAPRAPQPGFGAKPGRGGPQRAGAGSYAKRGGSGDFGRKTGFGDFGEQRDARRAPSPWEKPARADFAKPGGGGKVFVPRDAKKRAYKPAR from the coding sequence ATGACCGACACTTTCGAAGTGCAGGGCGACTTTACGCCTGCGCAATCCTTTGACGCCGACACCGCGGGCACCGATGCGCCCGTGGCACCCAACGGCTTCCTGAAACTGGGCCTCGCGCCCGAACTGATCCGCGCCGTGGAGGACCTGGGCTTCACCCAGCCCACCGCCGTGCAGGACCAGGCCATCCCGCTGGCGATGGACAGCGCCGAGGAGGGTGCCTCCTCGCGGTTCATCGACCTCATGGTCTCCAGCCAGACCGGCAGCGGCAAGACCGCGGCCTTCCTGCTGCCGGTGCTGCACACGCTGCTGAAGCTGCAGGCGCAGGCCGAAGAGCAGGAGCGCGCCGAGCAGCAGCGCCTGGCCGACGAGGCCGCGGCGCGCGGCGAGGCGCCGCCCAAGCGCAAGCGCCGCAACCCCACCGACCCGCGCAACTTCAAGGCCGCCGCGCCCGGCGCGCTGATCCTGTGCCCCACGCGCGAGCTGGCGCAGCAGGTCGCGCACGACGCGATCGATCTGGTCAAGCACTGCAAGGGCCTGCGCATCGCCAACGTGGTGGGCGGCATGCCCTACCAGATGCAGATCGCGCGCCTGCAGAACGCCAACCTGGTGGTGGCCACGCCCGGACGCCTGCTGGACCTGCAGCGTTCGCAGCAGATCAAGCTGGACCAGGTCAAGTTCCTGGTGGTGGACGAGGCCGACCGCATGCTGGACCTGGGCTTCGCCGACGACCTGGCCGAGATCAACCAGCTGACCATCGAGCGCCACCAGACCATGATGTTCAGCGCGACCTTCGCGCCGCGCATCCAGCAGCTGGCCGCGCGCGTGATGCGCCAGCCGCAGAAGGTGCAGATCGACTCGCCGCAGGAGAAGCACGCCAACATCCAGCAGGTGCTGTTCTGGGCCGACAACGCCCAGCACAAGCGCAAGATGCTGGACCACTGGCTGCGCGACACGACGATCAACCAGGCCATCGTGTTCGCCAGCACGCAGATCGAGTGCGACGGGCTGGCCAACGACCTGCAGCAGGAGGGCTTCGATGCCGTCGCGCTGCACGGCGCGCTGAGCCAGGGCCTGCGCAACCGCCGCCTGATGGCGCTGCGCAACGGGCAGGTGCAGATCCTGGTGGCCACCGACGTCGCCGCGCGCGGCATCGACGTGCCGACCATCACGCACGTGTTCAACTTCGGCCTGCCGATGAAGAGCGAGGACTACACGCACCGCATTGGCCGCACCGGCCGGGCCGGGCGCGACGGCCTGGCCGTGACGTTCGCCGAGTTCCGCGACCGCTTCAAGATCTTCGACATCGAGGCCTACACCAAGCAGCCGTTCAAGGCCGAGGTGGTCCCGGGGCTCGAGCCGCAGCAGCGCGCGCCGCGTGCGCCGCAGCCGGGGTTCGGCGCCAAGCCGGGCCGCGGCGGCCCGCAGCGCGCCGGCGCCGGCAGCTACGCCAAGCGTGGCGGCAGCGGCGACTTCGGCCGCAAGACCGGGTTCGGCGACTTCGGCGAGCAGCGGGATGCCCGCCGCGCGCCTTCGCCCTGGGAGAAGCCGGCACGGGCCGACTTTGCCAAGCCCGGCGGCGGCGGCAAGGTCTTCGTGCCGCGCGACGCCAAGAAGCGGGCCTACAAGCCGGCGCGCTGA
- a CDS encoding IclR family transcriptional regulator → MASSRRVAAPASPQARAPRPAQDRHLVVALARGLEVLACFRSGALLGNQDIAVRCGLPKSTVSRLTATLTRLGYLIQIGESGKFRLGTATLSLGSAMLSRLDVRQLARPGMEALAAQCKVEVALGARDRLSMIYVEACRSARPPAQALDMGARIPVATTAMGRAWLSAIEAPEREDFLERIRRRDAAAWPALRRGIEGSLHEHRTLGVTCSFGEWLSDINGIACAVRPGEGLPPMAISCGGPAARLSPQYLLGEVRPRLIALAAAIEDAAAGATPARRWAG, encoded by the coding sequence ATGGCCAGCAGCAGGCGCGTCGCTGCCCCTGCATCGCCGCAGGCGCGCGCGCCGCGCCCGGCGCAGGACCGGCACCTCGTGGTGGCGCTGGCGCGCGGGCTGGAGGTGCTGGCCTGCTTCCGCTCGGGCGCGCTGCTGGGCAACCAGGACATCGCGGTCCGCTGCGGCCTGCCCAAATCCACCGTCTCGCGCCTGACGGCCACCCTGACGCGCCTGGGCTACCTGATCCAGATTGGCGAGAGCGGCAAGTTCCGCCTGGGCACGGCCACGCTGTCGCTGGGCAGCGCCATGCTGTCCAGGCTGGACGTGCGGCAGTTGGCGCGGCCCGGCATGGAGGCACTGGCCGCGCAGTGCAAGGTGGAGGTGGCGCTGGGCGCGCGCGACCGGCTGTCCATGATCTACGTGGAAGCCTGCCGCAGCGCCCGGCCGCCGGCCCAGGCGCTGGACATGGGCGCGCGCATCCCGGTGGCCACCACGGCCATGGGCCGCGCCTGGCTGTCGGCCATCGAAGCGCCCGAGCGCGAGGATTTCCTGGAACGCATCCGGCGGCGCGATGCGGCCGCCTGGCCGGCGCTGCGCCGCGGCATCGAGGGTTCGCTGCACGAGCACCGCACCCTGGGCGTGACCTGTTCCTTCGGCGAGTGGCTGTCGGACATCAACGGCATCGCCTGCGCCGTGCGGCCGGGCGAGGGGCTGCCGCCCATGGCGATCAGCTGCGGCGGGCCGGCGGCGCGGCTGTCGCCGCAGTACCTGCTCGGCGAGGTGCGGCCCCGCCTGATCGCCCTGGCGGCCGCCATCGAGGATGCGGCCGCCGGCGCCACGCCGGCGCGGCGCTGGGCCGGCTAG